GGCACCGTTCATTCCCACGGTGCCGGGGACGGACAGGTATGTGGATCGCTTGCGCTGAGAAGGGTTGAGAAGGGCTGAGGACAGGGGAAAGCCCCCTCGGCCGGGACGGCGGGCCAGTCGAGAGGGCTCTGTCGGTGACTCAGTGAGTGACTTGATGAGTGACTCAGTGAGTCTTGTGAAACTGTTGGTGGTCATGGGTCACGCGAGGTCGAATGCTCCCCGGCCGACCTCGGCCACGAAGGCGTTCCACGAGTCCGCGGGGAACGCCAGCGTGGGCCCCTGGGGGACTTTGGAGTCCCGTACGGCCAGCGCCGAGAGAACCG
Above is a genomic segment from Streptomyces sp. R21 containing:
- a CDS encoding DUF397 domain-containing protein, with translation MAILQGATEMWTKSSYSAGNGACVEVKSPVLSALAVRDSKVPQGPTLAFPADSWNAFVAEVGRGAFDLA